Proteins co-encoded in one Arachis hypogaea cultivar Tifrunner chromosome 11, arahy.Tifrunner.gnm2.J5K5, whole genome shotgun sequence genomic window:
- the LOC112720689 gene encoding probable methyltransferase PMT14, with protein sequence MANKNNAPGQRGRRPLSIFAVLALCCFFYLLGAWQRSGSGKGDNLALKVNNLMSDCNIMPELSFESHHNDVEIIEPAEPKAKKIKACDVKYTDYTPCQEQDRAMTFPRENMIYRERHCPPEDEKLRCLIPAPNGYTTPFPWPKSRDYAYYANVPYKSLTVEKAVQNWVQFQGNVFKFPGGGTMFPQGADAYIDELASVIPIKDGSIRTALDTGCGVASWGAYMLKRNVLTMSFAPKDNHEAQVQFALERGVPAVIGVLGTIHLPYPARAFDMAQCSRCLIPWTSNAGMYLMEVDRVLRPGGYWVLSGPPINWKTYYQTWKRSKEDVKAEQRNIEELAESLCWEKKYEKGDIAIWRKKINAKSCLRKSPNLCDSDNADDVWYRKMEGCQTPFPEVSSKSEVAGGELKKFPARLYAVPPRIAKGIVPDVTAESYEEDNKLWKKHVNAYKRMNKLIGTTRYRNVMDMNAELGGFAAALESPKSWVMNVVPTSAKNTLGVIYERGLIGIYHDWCEGFSTYPRTYDLIHANGLFSMYQDSCNLEDILIEMDRILRPEGVVIIRDEVDVLNKVKKIVGGMRWEAKMVDHEDGPLVPEKILVAVKEYWVASSNNSTSSEE encoded by the exons ATGGCGAATAAGAATAATGCACCTGGCCAACGAGGGCGAAGGCCGTTGTCAATATTTGCTGTTCTCgccctttgctgtttcttttatcttttggGAGCATGGCAAAGGAGCGGGTCAGGAAAGGGGGATAACCTTGCCTTGAAAGTGAATAACCTGATGTCAGACTGCAACATTATGCCTGAGTTGAGTTTTGAATCTCATCACAATGATGTAGAAATTATTGAACCGGCTGAACCGAAAGCTAAAAAGATCAAGGCATGTGATGTTAAATATACTGATtacacaccttgccaagagcaaGACCGAGCAATGACATTCCCAAGAGAAAATATGATATATAGGGAAAGGCATTGTCCCCCTGAAGATGAAAAACTGCGTTGCCTCATTCCGGCCCCTAATGGTTACACGACTCCTTTTCCTTGGCCTAAGAGCCGGGATTATGCCTACTATGCCAATGTTCCTTACAAGAGCTTGACAGTGGAGAAGGCTGTTCAAAACTGGGTGCAATTTCAGGGAAATGTGTTTAAATTTCCTGGCGGAGGGACCATGTTCCCTCAAGGAGCAGATGCATATATTGATGAACTTGCATCAGTTATTCCAATTAAAGATGGTTCTATCAGAACAGCACTGGACACTGGCTGTGGA GTTGCTAGCTGGGGAGCCTACATGTTAAAGAGGAATGTGCTCACTATGTCCTTTGCCCCAAAGGACAACCATGAAGCACAAGTTCAGTTTGCACTAGAACGAGGAGTTCCAGCTGTTATTGGTGTTCTTGGTACCATCCATCTTCCATACCCTGCAAGAGCTTTTGACATGGCTCAGTGTTCTCGATGTCTAATACCATGGACTTCAAATG CGGGCATGTATCTAATGGAAGTTGATCGAGTCCTGAGGCCTGGTGGATACTGGGTTTTATCTGGGCCTCCAATTAATTGGAAAACATACTATCAGACATGGAAGCGGTCTAAGGAGGATGTCAAGGCAGAGCAGAGAAATATTGAGGAGTTAGCTGAAAGTCTTTGCTGGGAAAAGAAGTATGAAAAGGGTGATATTGCTATCTGGAGGAAAAAGATAAATGCTAAATCCTGCCTAAGAAAGTCTCCCAACTTATGTGATTCAGATAATGCTGATGATGTTTG GTACAGAAAAATGGAGGGCTGTCAGACCCCTTTCCCTGAGGTATCCAGCAAAAGTGAAGTTGCTGGAGGTGAATTGAAGAAGTTTCCTGCTAGGCTTTATGCTGTCCCTCCTCGAATAGCTAAGGGCATTGTTCCCGATGTTACAGCTGAATCTTATGAAGAGGACAACAAATTATGGAAAAAGCATGTTAATGCTTACAAAAGAATGAACAAGTTGATTGGCACTACCAGATATCGAAATGTGATGGACATGAATGCAGAGCTTGGAGGATTTGCAGCTGCACTTGAATCACCAAAATCCTGGGTTATGAATGTTGTGCCCACGAGTGCTAAGAACACCTTAGGTGTTATTTACGAGAGAGGTCTGATTGGCATTTACCATGACTG gtGTGAAGGCTTTTCTACATACCCCAGGACATATGATCTCATTCATGCAAATGGTTTATTTAGCATGTACCAGGACTC GTGCAACCTGGAAGACATCCTTATTGAAATGGACCGAATCCTAAGACCCGAAGGAGTCGTCATCATCAGAGACGAAGTCGATGTCCTGAACAAGGTCAAGAAAATTGTTGGGGGGATGAGATGGGAAGCCAAAATGGTGGATCATGAGGATGGCCCTCTTGTGCCTGAGAAGATATTGGTTGCTGTTAAAGAATACTGGGTTGCCAGCAGCAATAACAGCACCTCCAGTGAGGAATAA